In Miscanthus floridulus cultivar M001 chromosome 5, ASM1932011v1, whole genome shotgun sequence, one genomic interval encodes:
- the LOC136455559 gene encoding 5'-adenylylsulfate reductase-like 4, whose protein sequence is VCNSTSYLNCRVLSRYGVRAFPTIFLLNSTVRVRYHGSRAMNSLAMFYKDVTGLNPVSLDATSLERMVDTVTIIDHDKKTEKEDSLLSWARSPDRLLHQDTCLALASSFVLLRLLHFLLPKLNACMKQAWRTPLYELNRLFPSLS, encoded by the exons GTATGCAACTCAACTTCATATCTGAATTGCAGAGTACTGTCAAGGTATGGAGTTCGTGCATTCCCGACGATTTTCCTTCTGAACTCTACAGTGCGTGTGCGTTATCATGGATCTCGGGCCATGAATTCCCTTGCTATGTTCTATAAAGATGTTACAG GCCTGAATCCTGTATCATTGGACGCCACATCCCTGGAGAGAATGGTGGATACAGTTACTATAATTGATCATGACAAAAAGACTGAAAAGGAGGATTCGCTGTTATCATGGGCAAGATCACCAGACCGGTTACTTCATCAAGATACATGTCTTGCATTGGCTAGCTCCTTTGTCCTCTTGAGGTTGCTTCATTTCCTTCTTCCCAAGCTTAATGCATGTATGAAGCAAGCCTGGAGGACGCCACTTTATGAATTGAATAGGTTGTTCCCTAGCTTGTCTTGA